The following proteins come from a genomic window of Lachnoclostridium phytofermentans ISDg:
- the lon gene encoding endopeptidase La, producing MSEYTRQLPVVALRNMAVMPGMLIHFDVNRKVSIEAIEAAMLLNQQVLLVSQIDAETENPTADDLYRVGTIAEIKQMIKLPGNVIRVLVTGLERATLDSLVSEQPYLKAQLTSKEAELLNLTEAEEEAMVRALRDLFEVYTTENNKLNKDIIRQVEASREIEKMVEQLSIHIPMTLEDKQLLLAASDLMEQYERLCLILADEIEVMRIKRELQNKVKDKVDKNQKDYIMREQLKVIKEELGETSSVSDIMQYLEQLKELVASDEVKEKIKKEIERFQNVAGSNSESAVARGYVETLLSLPWDKVSEDFMDLAYAKEVLETEHYGLKKVKERVLDFLAVRQLTEKGDSPIICLVGPPGTGKTSIARSIAKALNKEYVRISLGGVRDEAEIRGHRRTYVGALPGRIITGLKQAKVKNPLMLLDEIDKMSSDYKGDTASAMLEVLDSEQNCNFVDHYVEIPVDLSEVMFIATANTTQTIPKPLLDRMEIIEVSSYTENEKFHIAKNHLLNKQIEKNGLKKSQISISEKALRKIISDYTREAGVRGLERKISEVCRKIARELLEQESKENQNLIKSAKNKSNNKNQSHSEVAAAVEAEEISVTTKPSKIKVTEKNITTYLGKPKFRNEIASQKDEVGIVCGLAWTSVGGTTLQIEVNSLPGKGALILTGQMGDVMKESAQLGISYIRSLSKEYKISEEYFQKNDIHIHIPEGATPKDGPSAGITMATAMLSAITGKKVHAKVAMTGEITLRGRVLPIGGLKEKLLAAKNTGIKKVLIPEKNRPDLEELEQEITEGMEVICVATMDEVLKHALV from the coding sequence ATGAGTGAATATACGAGACAACTGCCCGTGGTGGCTCTAAGAAATATGGCAGTCATGCCCGGGATGTTGATTCATTTTGATGTTAATAGAAAAGTAAGTATTGAAGCAATTGAAGCAGCAATGCTCTTAAATCAACAGGTATTATTAGTTTCACAGATTGATGCAGAGACTGAAAATCCAACAGCCGATGATTTGTACCGAGTAGGAACAATAGCAGAAATTAAACAGATGATAAAACTCCCTGGGAATGTAATACGTGTTTTGGTTACTGGTTTAGAACGAGCAACCCTAGATTCTTTAGTATCAGAACAGCCATATCTAAAAGCTCAGCTAACATCCAAGGAAGCGGAGCTTCTTAACTTAACTGAGGCAGAAGAAGAAGCAATGGTTCGTGCTCTAAGAGATTTATTCGAGGTATATACCACTGAAAATAATAAGCTAAATAAGGATATTATTCGTCAAGTGGAAGCTTCCAGAGAAATTGAAAAAATGGTGGAGCAACTCTCGATTCATATCCCTATGACATTAGAGGATAAACAACTATTACTAGCAGCAAGTGATTTAATGGAGCAGTATGAACGCCTATGTTTAATCTTAGCAGATGAAATAGAAGTTATGCGAATTAAAAGGGAACTTCAGAATAAGGTTAAGGATAAAGTTGACAAAAACCAGAAAGACTACATAATGAGGGAGCAACTTAAGGTCATTAAGGAAGAACTTGGAGAAACGAGTTCTGTTTCTGACATTATGCAGTATCTGGAGCAACTAAAAGAATTGGTTGCTAGTGATGAAGTAAAAGAGAAGATTAAGAAGGAAATCGAACGTTTTCAAAACGTTGCTGGAAGTAACTCAGAGAGTGCAGTAGCAAGAGGTTATGTTGAAACATTGCTTAGCCTACCTTGGGACAAGGTAAGCGAAGATTTTATGGATTTGGCGTATGCGAAAGAGGTACTTGAAACAGAACACTATGGGTTAAAAAAGGTAAAGGAACGTGTACTAGATTTCTTAGCGGTGCGTCAGTTAACGGAAAAAGGAGATAGTCCGATTATCTGTCTTGTGGGTCCTCCGGGAACCGGAAAAACTTCAATCGCCCGTTCAATCGCTAAAGCTCTTAATAAGGAGTATGTCCGCATTAGCCTTGGTGGTGTCAGGGATGAAGCGGAGATAAGGGGGCATCGAAGAACCTATGTGGGTGCTCTTCCAGGCCGTATTATTACTGGACTTAAACAGGCAAAGGTGAAAAATCCTCTCATGCTTCTTGATGAAATCGACAAGATGAGCTCTGACTATAAAGGGGATACTGCATCCGCTATGTTAGAGGTGCTTGATTCTGAGCAAAATTGTAATTTTGTTGACCACTACGTGGAAATCCCAGTAGACCTATCAGAAGTTATGTTTATTGCAACCGCAAATACAACACAGACGATACCGAAACCTCTACTAGATCGTATGGAAATTATCGAGGTAAGTTCTTATACAGAAAACGAAAAATTTCATATTGCGAAAAATCATTTACTTAACAAACAAATAGAGAAAAATGGTTTAAAAAAGAGTCAAATCAGTATATCAGAGAAGGCACTTAGGAAGATAATTAGCGACTATACTAGAGAAGCAGGAGTTCGTGGTTTAGAGCGTAAGATTTCAGAGGTATGTAGAAAAATTGCTAGAGAATTGTTAGAGCAGGAGTCTAAGGAGAATCAAAACCTTATCAAATCTGCAAAGAATAAGTCAAACAATAAAAATCAAAGCCATAGTGAGGTAGCAGCTGCTGTAGAGGCGGAGGAGATTAGTGTAACTACGAAACCATCGAAGATAAAGGTAACAGAGAAAAATATCACTACTTACCTTGGAAAGCCGAAGTTTCGAAATGAAATCGCAAGCCAAAAGGATGAAGTCGGAATCGTATGTGGACTTGCTTGGACTAGTGTAGGTGGAACTACCTTACAGATAGAAGTAAATTCGTTACCAGGTAAAGGTGCCTTGATACTGACAGGCCAAATGGGCGATGTGATGAAAGAGTCCGCCCAACTTGGAATCAGTTATATTCGTTCTCTAAGTAAGGAATATAAGATATCAGAAGAATATTTTCAAAAAAATGATATTCATATCCATATTCCAGAAGGTGCTACACCAAAAGATGGTCCGAGTGCAGGTATTACAATGGCTACAGCAATGTTATCTGCTATTACAGGCAAGAAGGTTCACGCAAAAGTTGCAATGACTGGGGAAATAACACTTCGTGGTCGTGTATTACCAATCGGCGGTCTAAAGGAAAAGCTGCTGGCAGCAAAGAATACCGGGATTAAGAAAGTTTTAATTCCTGAAAAGAATCGCCCAGATTTAGAAGAGTTAGAGCAAGAGATAACCGAGGGTATGGAAGTAATATGTGTTGCTACTATGGATGAGGTTTTAAAACATGCGCTTGTGTAA
- the yihA gene encoding ribosome biogenesis GTP-binding protein YihA/YsxC, with the protein MNVNQVDLETVCGVTSVLPENTQPEFAFAGKSNVGKSSLINGLMNRKSFARTSSQPGKTQTINFYHLNEKLYFVDLPGYGYAKVSSELKAKWGKMIEKYLRTSTQLKVIFLLIDIRHEPSANDKDMYEWIVHNGFEPVIIATKLDKINRSQRDKHIKMVRTGLCAGANTKILPFSSLSKEGKDDIWRCIEQFLEVPDTENK; encoded by the coding sequence ATGAATGTAAACCAAGTAGATTTGGAAACGGTATGTGGAGTAACCAGTGTGTTACCAGAGAATACTCAACCAGAATTTGCTTTTGCTGGAAAATCGAATGTAGGAAAATCCTCATTAATTAACGGGTTAATGAATAGAAAGTCGTTTGCTAGAACTTCTTCACAGCCAGGTAAGACACAGACTATTAATTTTTATCATCTCAATGAAAAATTATATTTTGTGGATCTCCCTGGATATGGCTATGCAAAAGTATCTTCAGAGTTAAAAGCGAAATGGGGCAAAATGATTGAGAAGTATTTACGAACTTCTACACAATTAAAGGTGATATTCCTTCTGATCGATATTCGTCATGAGCCCTCTGCAAATGACAAAGATATGTATGAATGGATTGTTCATAATGGATTTGAACCAGTAATCATAGCAACGAAACTTGATAAAATCAATCGTAGCCAACGAGATAAGCATATTAAAATGGTACGAACTGGTTTATGTGCAGGAGCAAATACGAAGATCTTACCTTTTTCTTCTTTATCCAAAGAAGGAAAAGATGATATCTGGAGATGTATTGAACAGTTTTTAGAAGTTCCAGATACAGAAAATAAGTAA